Proteins found in one Campylobacter lari genomic segment:
- a CDS encoding (Fe-S)-binding protein, translating to MLNINEISNACVKCGKCIPVCTIHEINRDESTSPRGFLDLISAYKNQELELDKNLKKTFESCFLCTNCVEVCPSHLRVDSAIEKVRFDIAQKFGIAWYKKLAFFFLRHRKILDILARLGYVFQSCAFSLQHKNLGMKAKINLPLVKKDRLLPSLAKKSFLASNPDFISNQGEKTIGLFIGCLSNYSYTNTGFALLEICKHLKVNVDLLKDQSCCGAPHYFTGDFNSVEKLAKKNIIYFEEKLKRLDYIIIPEATCSAMINIDYEHFFHMQNDKEWAIRAKNISSKILLATKYFYEYTNLEELLKTKKKINTKIAYHDPCHARKMQGVFKEPRALLKQNYIFKELIKSNECCGFGGVSMQTDHYEKALQVGIKKAQNIQKSDVEIISAECSACRMQISNVLEHEKISTQFLHPLELIAKLLRD from the coding sequence ATGCTAAATATTAATGAAATTTCTAATGCTTGCGTAAAATGTGGCAAATGCATACCAGTTTGTACTATACATGAGATAAACCGCGATGAGAGTACTTCTCCTCGTGGTTTTTTGGATTTAATTAGTGCTTATAAAAACCAAGAACTAGAACTTGATAAAAATCTTAAAAAAACTTTTGAATCATGTTTTTTATGCACAAATTGCGTTGAAGTTTGTCCAAGTCATTTAAGAGTAGATAGTGCTATTGAAAAAGTGCGTTTCGATATAGCTCAAAAATTTGGCATAGCATGGTATAAAAAGCTTGCTTTCTTTTTTCTAAGACACAGAAAGATTTTAGATATTTTAGCAAGATTAGGCTATGTTTTTCAAAGTTGTGCTTTTAGTCTGCAACACAAAAATTTGGGAATGAAAGCCAAAATTAACTTACCTTTAGTTAAAAAAGATCGTTTGCTTCCTTCTTTAGCTAAAAAAAGTTTTTTAGCCTCTAATCCTGATTTTATAAGCAATCAAGGTGAAAAAACCATAGGACTTTTTATAGGTTGTTTGTCTAATTATTCTTATACTAATACAGGTTTTGCTTTACTTGAAATTTGCAAACATCTTAAAGTCAATGTTGATTTATTAAAAGATCAATCATGTTGTGGTGCTCCTCATTATTTTACCGGAGATTTTAACAGTGTAGAAAAATTAGCTAAAAAAAATATCATTTATTTTGAGGAAAAATTAAAAAGACTAGATTATATTATTATCCCAGAAGCGACCTGTTCTGCGATGATTAATATAGATTATGAACATTTTTTTCATATGCAAAATGATAAAGAATGGGCGATAAGAGCTAAAAATATTTCTAGTAAAATATTACTTGCAACAAAATATTTTTATGAATACACTAATTTAGAAGAACTCTTAAAAACAAAGAAAAAAATAAATACAAAAATTGCATATCATGATCCTTGCCATGCAAGAAAAATGCAAGGAGTTTTTAAAGAGCCAAGAGCTTTACTAAAGCAAAATTATATCTTTAAAGAACTTATCAAGTCAAATGAGTGCTGTGGTTTTGGTGGAGTTAGCATGCAAACTGATCATTATGAAAAAGCTTTGCAAGTTGGCATAAAAAAAGCTCAAAACATACAAAAAAGTGATGTAGAGATCATTAGCGCAGAATGCTCAGCTTGTAGAATGCAAATTTCAAATGTGCTAGAGCATGAAAAAATTTCTACGCAATTCTTACACCCTTTAGAATTAATAGCAAAGTTACTTCGAGATTAA
- the hemB gene encoding porphobilinogen synthase, with the protein MFKRFRRLRLNENIRSLVKENTLYLDDLIYPLFVVNGTNIKNEITSMPGVFQMSLDEILKECEELINLGIKAIILFGVLESSKKDSCGSDALSNDGLIATSLRTIKAKFPDLVVITDLCFCEYTDHGHCGIIDPKSKSVDNDLTLEISAKQALIHAKNGADMIAPSGMMDGIIETLRKTLDENGFENLPIMAYSTKFASAYYGPFRDVADSAPSYGDRKTYQMDFANGKEALCESLEDEKQGADILMVKPALAYLDVVKDIANHSKLPLCVYNVSGEYALLKAGQKAGVIDYEKIVLETMLAFKRAGAKLIITYHAKEIAKLLNK; encoded by the coding sequence ATGTTTAAACGCTTTAGAAGATTAAGACTTAATGAGAATATTAGAAGCCTAGTAAAAGAAAATACCTTATATTTAGACGATTTAATTTATCCCCTTTTTGTCGTAAATGGCACTAATATTAAAAATGAAATCACATCTATGCCAGGTGTGTTTCAAATGAGCTTAGATGAAATTTTAAAAGAATGTGAAGAGCTAATTAATCTTGGTATTAAAGCTATTATTTTATTTGGTGTGCTAGAAAGTTCTAAAAAAGATAGCTGTGGAAGTGATGCATTAAGCAATGATGGTTTGATTGCTACAAGTCTAAGAACTATTAAGGCAAAATTTCCTGATTTAGTAGTGATTACTGATCTTTGTTTTTGTGAATATACCGATCATGGTCATTGTGGCATTATTGATCCAAAAAGCAAAAGCGTAGATAATGATTTAACCTTAGAAATTTCAGCCAAACAAGCCCTAATTCATGCAAAAAATGGTGCTGATATGATAGCACCAAGCGGTATGATGGATGGTATTATTGAAACTTTAAGAAAAACCTTAGATGAAAATGGTTTTGAAAATTTACCTATCATGGCCTATTCTACTAAATTTGCCTCAGCTTATTATGGGCCTTTTAGAGATGTGGCTGATTCTGCACCAAGTTATGGAGATAGAAAAACCTATCAAATGGATTTTGCTAATGGTAAAGAAGCCTTATGTGAGAGCTTAGAAGATGAAAAACAAGGTGCTGATATTTTGATGGTCAAACCAGCACTTGCATATTTAGATGTAGTTAAAGATATAGCAAACCACTCTAAACTTCCACTTTGTGTGTATAATGTAAGTGGCGAATATGCTTTATTAAAAGCAGGTCAGAAAGCAGGTGTGATTGATTATGAAAAAATAGTGCTTGAAACCATGCTTGCTTTTAAAAGAGCCGGAGCTAAGCTTATCATAACTTATCACGCAAAAGAAATTGCAAAATTATTAAACAAATAA
- a CDS encoding uroporphyrinogen-III synthase: MMIYFIGDKEFDSVKTIRLNEIKFLDFEVNLKEFDCLIISSKNALKALMLSGNKIDFDIKLYAVGQKSADFAKELGFKNVKYPSKAYGKNLASEFLFEFKNKNCLYLRAKKISSGLDEYLLKENIPLKQLIVYENIAIEPKKDELKIHHPSVFIFSAPSSIEQFLKFFTLEKEDKVVVIGQSTALKLQDFNNLYISKEQDLNSCLKLAKSLDL; encoded by the coding sequence ATAATGATTTATTTTATAGGTGATAAAGAATTTGATAGTGTTAAGACTATAAGATTAAATGAAATTAAATTTCTTGATTTCGAAGTTAATTTAAAAGAGTTTGATTGTTTAATCATTAGCTCTAAGAATGCATTAAAAGCATTAATGTTAAGTGGAAACAAAATTGATTTTGATATTAAACTTTATGCTGTGGGGCAAAAAAGTGCTGATTTTGCAAAAGAGCTTGGTTTTAAAAATGTCAAATATCCTAGCAAGGCTTATGGTAAAAATTTAGCTAGTGAGTTTTTATTTGAGTTTAAAAATAAAAATTGTCTTTATCTAAGAGCGAAGAAAATTAGCTCAGGACTTGATGAGTATTTGTTAAAAGAAAATATCCCTTTAAAACAATTAATCGTTTATGAAAATATAGCCATAGAGCCTAAAAAAGATGAGCTAAAAATACATCATCCTAGTGTTTTTATTTTTAGTGCTCCTTCAAGCATAGAACAATTTTTGAAATTTTTTACATTAGAAAAAGAAGATAAAGTTGTAGTGATAGGTCAAAGTACGGCTTTAAAACTTCAAGATTTTAACAATTTATATATATCTAAAGAGCAAGATCTAAACTCTTGTTTGAAATTAGCTAAGAGTTTAGATCTTTAA
- the rsmG gene encoding 16S rRNA (guanine(527)-N(7))-methyltransferase RsmG gives MKKYEEQLNFLQNFNKDDFFKKITLYKKILKKFNAVHNLTHLENIDENIIDSVKILDFYDLSAKKNIADIGSGAGFPAIFLACILQESEFFLFEPSAKKASFLRVVKTELNLINVNIIKEKLQNHHPFKVDLITSRALMDIKPLIEISNGFYDKKTLFLLYKGSEVYDELQGMKDYKIFNCGFRNYCLLKVKEKLC, from the coding sequence TTGAAAAAATATGAAGAGCAATTAAATTTTTTGCAAAATTTCAATAAAGATGATTTTTTCAAAAAAATTACGCTCTATAAAAAAATACTGAAAAAATTTAATGCTGTGCATAATTTAACTCATCTTGAAAACATAGATGAAAATATTATTGATAGTGTTAAAATTTTAGACTTTTATGATTTAAGTGCTAAAAAAAATATTGCAGACATCGGAAGTGGAGCAGGATTTCCAGCGATATTTTTAGCTTGTATTTTACAAGAAAGTGAATTTTTTCTTTTTGAGCCTAGTGCTAAAAAAGCTTCATTTTTAAGGGTGGTTAAAACTGAGCTTAATTTGATAAATGTAAATATTATAAAAGAAAAATTACAAAACCACCATCCCTTTAAAGTAGATTTAATCACTTCAAGAGCTTTGATGGATATAAAACCTTTGATTGAAATTTCAAATGGCTTTTATGATAAAAAAACTTTATTTTTACTTTATAAAGGTAGTGAGGTTTATGATGAACTGCAAGGAATGAAAGATTATAAAATTTTCAACTGTGGTTTTAGAAATTATTGTCTTTTAAAAGTAAAGGAAAAGCTATGTTAA
- a CDS encoding low molecular weight protein-tyrosine-phosphatase, protein MTKIIFVCLGNICRSPMAEFIMKDLLIKANLNDRFVVSSAGTSGYHDGEDMHYKTKSILNSKNINSKPFCSQKLSLKMCEENDLIIVMDNSNYNDVIKNFPNFKHKIHKITSYALELGYDEVPDPWYSGNFDETYKILSTACSNLIFSIKNN, encoded by the coding sequence ATGACTAAGATTATTTTTGTTTGCTTAGGGAATATCTGTCGTTCCCCTATGGCTGAATTTATTATGAAAGATCTTTTAATAAAAGCAAATTTAAACGATAGATTTGTTGTTTCTAGCGCAGGCACTTCAGGTTATCATGACGGAGAGGATATGCACTATAAAACCAAATCCATATTAAATAGCAAAAATATCAACTCAAAACCATTTTGTAGTCAAAAATTAAGCTTAAAAATGTGCGAAGAAAACGATCTTATCATTGTTATGGATAATTCTAATTATAATGATGTAATTAAAAATTTTCCAAATTTTAAACACAAAATTCACAAAATCACTTCTTATGCTTTAGAATTAGGATACGATGAAGTTCCTGATCCATGGTATAGTGGAAATTTTGATGAGACTTATAAAATACTATCTACAGCATGCTCTAATTTAATCTTTTCTATTAAAAATAATTAA
- a CDS encoding MATE efflux family protein yields MHNLYTNTNATILFYKCALPNMASAAFIYLYVIIDGIFVGRYLGSDALAAMNLVMPFIMISFALADMIAIGSSVQIAINLGKGKIEKARAIFSFCIILIFIISCIMGILGFLLAKPLSALMGADENIQNLSTEYMQIFALFAPFTMLAFAMDNYLRICGKTFYSMVVNITVALSNIVLDWLFIVIFEWSLFSAALATCLGMLLGTILGFMPFIFKNLTLKFKKPMISLKILKNIIYNGSSEFFSNISSSIYTILANAILLKIAGNQALAAFSIILYLSTFIFALILSMCEAMQPAISYNYGYKNILRIQAIFKRMFIASSIFGISVFLLTFFFNEIIISFFNKNNDINFANLAQNALVLFSFSFLLSWLGKLCASFFTALDKPMLSLAISIIQSLVLPFIFIQALSYYLGLNGVWLASFASEVLMVFIASCLLYKTFKDLNS; encoded by the coding sequence TTGCATAATCTTTATACTAATACAAATGCTACTATATTATTTTACAAGTGTGCCCTGCCTAATATGGCAAGTGCTGCATTTATATATCTTTATGTTATCATTGATGGAATTTTTGTTGGAAGATACCTAGGATCAGATGCTCTTGCTGCTATGAATTTAGTAATGCCCTTTATCATGATAAGCTTTGCCTTAGCGGACATGATAGCTATAGGTTCATCAGTGCAAATAGCAATTAACTTGGGCAAAGGAAAAATTGAAAAAGCAAGAGCTATTTTTTCATTTTGTATCATTCTTATTTTTATCATCTCTTGCATAATGGGAATATTAGGATTTTTATTGGCAAAACCTTTAAGTGCTCTCATGGGCGCTGATGAAAACATACAAAATTTATCTACCGAATATATGCAAATTTTTGCTCTTTTTGCACCTTTTACTATGTTAGCTTTTGCTATGGATAATTATTTAAGAATATGCGGTAAAACATTTTATAGTATGGTAGTTAATATCACAGTAGCTCTAAGCAATATAGTTTTAGATTGGCTTTTTATAGTTATTTTTGAATGGAGCTTGTTTTCAGCTGCTCTAGCAACCTGCTTAGGGATGCTTTTAGGTACTATTTTAGGTTTTATGCCTTTTATTTTTAAAAATTTAACTTTAAAATTTAAAAAACCTATGATTAGTTTAAAAATACTCAAGAATATCATCTATAATGGCTCGTCTGAATTTTTTTCAAATATATCAAGTTCTATTTATACTATACTAGCTAATGCTATATTATTAAAAATAGCAGGAAATCAAGCATTAGCTGCATTTTCTATTATACTATATTTAAGCACCTTTATCTTTGCTTTGATTTTATCAATGTGCGAAGCTATGCAACCTGCTATAAGTTACAACTATGGATATAAAAACATATTAAGAATTCAAGCTATTTTTAAAAGAATGTTTATAGCATCTAGTATATTCGGAATATCTGTGTTTTTGCTTACATTTTTTTTCAACGAAATTATAATTTCTTTCTTTAATAAAAACAATGATATTAATTTTGCAAATCTAGCACAAAATGCACTTGTATTGTTTTCTTTTTCTTTTTTATTAAGCTGGCTTGGGAAACTTTGTGCATCTTTTTTTACCGCCCTAGATAAACCTATGCTTTCTTTAGCTATATCCATCATACAAAGTTTGGTATTACCTTTTATCTTTATACAGGCATTATCATATTATCTTGGCTTAAATGGAGTTTGGCTTGCCTCTTTTGCAAGTGAGGTTCTTATGGTGTTTATTGCTTCTTGTTTATTATATAAAACTTTTAAAGATCTAAACTCTTAG
- the thiD gene encoding bifunctional hydroxymethylpyrimidine kinase/phosphomethylpyrimidine kinase, translating into MQAKTKTKIPILTIAGSDCSGGAGIQADLKTFSAHNLFGMSVILSVVAENTARVISCFDMPTKIINEQMLAVYEDIEPAAVKIGMLGSKEIIICVKENLLRFKAKNVVIDPVMFAKNGYALMPLENCQFFKDEILSLADILTPNIPEAEFLCDFKIFNEEDMKKAAIKLHKEGAKSVLIKGGHSKDNTNDVFYDGNEFSIFKAEKINTKNTHGTGCTLSSAIASNLALGKEKHEAIKLAKDYVYGAILNSLALGKGCGPTNHFFQFDKE; encoded by the coding sequence ATACAAGCAAAAACAAAAACTAAAATTCCTATCTTAACTATAGCAGGAAGTGATTGTAGCGGTGGAGCTGGCATACAAGCTGATTTAAAAACCTTTAGTGCGCATAATTTATTTGGTATGAGTGTAATTTTAAGCGTTGTAGCTGAAAACACTGCAAGGGTGATTTCTTGTTTTGATATGCCAACTAAGATAATAAATGAGCAAATGTTAGCTGTTTATGAAGACATAGAACCAGCTGCTGTGAAAATTGGAATGCTAGGCTCAAAAGAGATTATAATTTGTGTAAAAGAAAATTTATTACGCTTTAAGGCTAAAAATGTAGTGATAGATCCTGTGATGTTCGCAAAAAATGGCTATGCTTTAATGCCTTTAGAAAATTGTCAGTTTTTTAAAGATGAAATTTTATCTTTAGCTGATATACTTACTCCAAATATACCTGAAGCTGAATTTTTATGTGATTTTAAAATATTTAATGAAGAGGATATGAAAAAAGCTGCTATAAAGCTTCACAAAGAAGGTGCAAAAAGTGTTTTGATTAAAGGTGGGCATAGTAAAGATAACACAAACGATGTTTTTTATGATGGAAATGAATTTAGTATTTTCAAAGCAGAAAAAATTAATACAAAAAACACACATGGCACAGGTTGTACTTTAAGTTCGGCTATAGCTAGCAACCTTGCTTTAGGTAAAGAAAAACACGAAGCTATAAAACTTGCTAAAGATTATGTATATGGAGCTATATTAAATTCTTTAGCACTTGGTAAAGGTTGTGGCCCGACTAATCACTTTTTCCAATTTGATAAGGAGTAA
- the hemN gene encoding oxygen-independent coproporphyrinogen III oxidase, whose product MKDYKSFIKYSKAGPRYTSYPTAVEFNTQFKYEDYIQILKEQKAQLSLYFHLPFCRSACYFCGCNVIYTAKEESKERYLNYLFKELDLLANIINTQREVTQMHFGGGTPTFFCAKQLQSLILKIKSIFPNFTQDSEVSCEIDPRFLNEDQADVLIQNGFNRISFGVQDFDEKVQKEIHRIQPFELTKNAVDMVRKKGINSVNMDLIYGLPYQSLESFKQTLEKALLINPDRFAIFNYAHVPWLKKNMRKFDESTLPSPDVKLQILEYCEKFLTQNGYKMIGMDHFAKPQDELFKALENGSLHRNFQGYTTKGGTDLIGIGLTSIGEGQRHYMQNFKDMPSYEKAIDEGRLPCEKGIMLDDDDELRKAVIMELMSNFALNIKNIEDKFKIDFFEYFQQDLKELEELNEFVTIDENYIKVNETGVLLIRNIAMCFDKYLKRISEDKKVFSKTV is encoded by the coding sequence ATGAAAGATTATAAAAGCTTTATTAAATACTCTAAAGCGGGCCCAAGATATACATCCTATCCTACCGCAGTGGAGTTTAATACTCAATTTAAATATGAAGATTATATACAAATTTTAAAAGAACAAAAAGCACAATTATCTTTGTACTTTCATTTGCCTTTTTGCAGAAGTGCTTGTTATTTTTGTGGTTGTAATGTAATATATACTGCTAAAGAAGAAAGCAAAGAAAGATATCTGAACTATCTTTTTAAAGAGCTTGATCTTTTAGCAAATATCATCAACACTCAAAGAGAAGTAACTCAAATGCATTTTGGTGGTGGTACACCTACATTCTTTTGCGCTAAACAATTACAAAGTTTGATTTTAAAAATAAAAAGTATTTTTCCTAATTTTACTCAAGATAGCGAAGTAAGCTGTGAAATTGATCCTAGATTTTTAAATGAAGATCAAGCTGATGTTTTAATCCAAAATGGTTTTAATCGTATTAGTTTTGGTGTGCAAGATTTTGATGAAAAGGTTCAAAAGGAAATTCATAGAATTCAACCTTTTGAGTTAACCAAAAATGCAGTAGATATGGTAAGAAAAAAGGGAATTAATTCGGTAAATATGGATTTAATCTATGGTCTTCCTTATCAAAGCCTAGAAAGTTTTAAGCAAACTTTAGAAAAAGCACTACTAATCAATCCTGATCGTTTTGCTATTTTTAACTATGCACATGTGCCTTGGCTTAAAAAAAATATGAGAAAATTTGATGAAAGTACATTGCCAAGTCCTGATGTAAAACTTCAGATTTTAGAATACTGTGAAAAATTTTTAACTCAAAATGGTTATAAAATGATAGGAATGGATCATTTTGCAAAACCACAAGATGAACTTTTTAAAGCTTTAGAAAATGGTAGCTTGCATAGAAATTTCCAAGGCTATACTACAAAAGGTGGAACAGATTTAATTGGCATTGGCTTAACAAGTATAGGTGAAGGACAAAGACATTATATGCAAAATTTCAAAGACATGCCAAGTTATGAAAAAGCTATTGATGAGGGTAGATTACCTTGTGAAAAAGGTATTATGCTTGATGATGATGATGAATTAAGAAAAGCTGTTATTATGGAACTTATGAGTAATTTTGCACTTAATATAAAAAATATAGAAGATAAATTTAAGATTGATTTTTTTGAATATTTTCAACAAGATTTAAAAGAACTTGAAGAACTTAACGAATTTGTTACTATAGATGAAAATTATATCAAAGTTAATGAAACAGGAGTACTTTTAATACGTAATATTGCTATGTGTTTTGATAAATATTTAAAACGCATTAGTGAAGATAAAAAAGTATTTTCTAAAACGGTTTAA
- the thiM gene encoding hydroxyethylthiazole kinase — protein MIIKITREKNPLIHHITNYVTANDCANVTIAMGASAAMADFYEEQVDFAKISSALVLNTGTINQLVANSMLKATKEYALLNKPIVFDPVALGVSKARDGINFELLNLKGISIVKANASEMASVIGLDGKARGVDSTFVINDEFLEKAREYSYKTKRVLTITGKIDYIINQECIAKVYNGSIMATKITGAGCMCASLCGVFAGALEDKFQASLYALLSFGIASEIAQELSSGSGSFRMNLIDALSNLNDEEIKKRAKYEII, from the coding sequence ATGATTATCAAGATAACAAGAGAAAAAAATCCTTTGATCCATCATATTACTAATTATGTTACAGCCAATGATTGTGCGAATGTAACTATAGCAATGGGAGCAAGTGCTGCTATGGCTGATTTTTATGAAGAGCAAGTTGATTTTGCTAAAATAAGCTCAGCTTTAGTATTAAATACAGGCACAATTAATCAGCTTGTAGCAAATTCTATGCTGAAAGCAACCAAAGAATATGCTTTATTAAATAAACCTATAGTTTTTGATCCTGTTGCTTTGGGAGTGAGTAAAGCAAGAGATGGGATTAATTTTGAATTGCTTAATCTAAAAGGCATTAGTATTGTTAAAGCAAATGCGTCTGAAATGGCTAGTGTTATAGGTTTAGATGGTAAAGCAAGAGGGGTTGATAGTACTTTTGTGATTAATGATGAGTTTTTAGAAAAAGCTAGAGAGTACTCATATAAAACTAAGCGTGTTTTGACTATAACTGGAAAAATTGATTATATTATAAACCAAGAATGCATTGCAAAAGTTTATAATGGCTCTATTATGGCTACTAAAATAACTGGTGCAGGTTGTATGTGTGCTTCCTTGTGCGGGGTTTTTGCAGGAGCATTAGAAGATAAATTTCAAGCTAGTTTATATGCTTTACTTAGTTTTGGTATAGCTAGTGAAATCGCCCAAGAGCTTTCTAGTGGAAGTGGTAGTTTTAGAATGAATTTAATTGATGCTTTAAGTAATTTAAATGATGAAGAAATTAAAAAAAGAGCTAAATATGAAATCATTTAA
- the ribA gene encoding GTP cyclohydrolase II, translated as MTIQISEIAKLPTRFGEFNIQSFKENDKEHLCIFKGKLEKEVNIRIHSECLTGDVLGSLKCDCGEQLDFSLKYIQEHGGMVVYLRQEGRGIGLFNKINAYALQDKGFNTIEANHQLGFKADERSYEIVDFILKYYKISKINLLTNNPEKLSSLKGKVNLRIPILIEANRFNKDYLEIKHTQMGHLN; from the coding sequence ATGACTATTCAAATTTCTGAAATAGCAAAACTTCCCACTCGTTTTGGAGAATTTAATATACAAAGTTTTAAAGAAAATGATAAAGAACATCTTTGTATTTTTAAAGGAAAATTAGAAAAAGAAGTTAATATTAGAATCCATTCGGAATGTTTAACGGGCGATGTTTTGGGAAGTTTAAAATGTGATTGTGGAGAGCAGCTTGATTTTTCTTTAAAATACATTCAAGAACATGGTGGTATGGTAGTTTATTTAAGACAAGAAGGCAGAGGTATAGGGCTTTTTAATAAAATTAATGCTTATGCTTTACAAGATAAGGGTTTTAACACTATAGAGGCTAATCATCAATTAGGATTTAAAGCAGATGAGCGTAGTTATGAAATAGTAGATTTTATACTCAAATATTATAAGATTTCTAAAATTAATCTTTTGACTAACAATCCTGAAAAACTTAGTTCTTTAAAAGGAAAAGTAAATTTAAGAATCCCTATTTTAATAGAAGCAAATCGCTTTAATAAAGATTATTTAGAAATTAAACATACACAAATGGGGCATTTAAATTGA
- the thiE gene encoding thiamine phosphate synthase, producing MKSFKIYLVASKGEKSESEFLNILEASLKAKIDILQLREKNLSTLEFYNLALKVKALCEKYNTPFVINDRIDIAMAVNANGVHIGQKDMPLKKARELLGEDKIIGLTINHKSELANAQGATYLGVGAVFATPSKQDCIVLGIDGLKEITSLSSLPVVAIGGIDEINLNLLKDCNIQGIAVVRAIMQANDPYMATLNLRSNFDKTFIGK from the coding sequence ATGAAATCATTTAAAATTTATCTTGTTGCAAGCAAGGGTGAGAAAAGCGAAAGTGAGTTTTTAAATATTTTAGAAGCTTCTTTGAAAGCTAAGATTGATATTTTGCAACTTAGGGAAAAAAATCTTAGTACTTTAGAATTTTATAATCTTGCTTTAAAAGTTAAAGCTTTATGTGAAAAATACAACACACCTTTTGTGATAAACGATAGAATTGATATAGCCATGGCTGTGAATGCAAATGGAGTACATATAGGACAAAAGGATATGCCTTTAAAAAAAGCAAGGGAACTTTTGGGCGAAGATAAAATCATAGGACTTACGATCAATCATAAAAGTGAACTTGCTAATGCTCAAGGAGCTACTTATCTTGGAGTAGGTGCTGTTTTTGCTACGCCTAGCAAGCAAGATTGTATTGTGCTTGGTATAGATGGGTTAAAAGAAATTACCAGTTTAAGTTCTTTACCTGTTGTAGCTATAGGTGGGATAGATGAGATTAATTTAAATTTGCTTAAAGATTGTAATATACAAGGTATAGCTGTGGTTAGAGCGATAATGCAGGCAAATGATCCTTATATGGCAACTTTAAATTTAAGATCAAATTTTGATAAAACTTTTATAGGAAAATAA
- a CDS encoding methyl-accepting chemotaxis protein, producing the protein MQNVSHKTSEVIAQSEEIKNVTSIIGDIADQINLLALNAAIEAARAGEHGRGFAVVADEVRNLAERTQKSLGEIEANTNILVQSINEMGESIKEQTTGITQINDAVAQIDHVTQENLKIAKDSATISDNVNKIANDILEDARKKKF; encoded by the coding sequence ATGCAAAATGTATCTCATAAAACTAGTGAAGTAATTGCTCAAAGTGAAGAGATTAAAAATGTTACTTCTATTATAGGAGATATTGCTGATCAAATTAATCTACTTGCATTAAATGCTGCTATTGAAGCTGCGCGTGCAGGTGAACATGGTAGAGGTTTTGCTGTTGTTGCTGATGAAGTTAGAAATCTAGCAGAAAGAACTCAAAAGTCTTTAGGTGAGATTGAAGCAAATACTAATATCTTGGTTCAATCTATTAATGAAATGGGTGAGAGTATTAAAGAACAAACTACAGGTATTACTCAAATTAATGATGCTGTAGCTCAAATTGATCATGTAACCCAAGAGAACTTAAAAATAGCAAAAGATAGTGCTACTATATCTGATAATGTAAATAAAATAGCTAATGATATCTTAGAAGATGCTAGGAAGAAGAAGTTTTAA
- a CDS encoding DUF2603 domain-containing protein — protein sequence MSSLSKKSSQDIINELSSHLGIEKHNQTIFHLTHINEKEKKLSLKNGHELAPEPWFIVDENDDVKTMFSVKTLIEFLQNAKEMQKDNFELKLEKAIYQQIPIDFNDVWTVAMDEIKHQVAKGIKEVNIDLDQLISNIHIKHPNLFIDMKEMMQKVKQNERL from the coding sequence TTGAGTAGTCTAAGTAAAAAAAGTTCTCAAGATATTATCAACGAATTATCAAGCCATTTAGGTATAGAAAAACACAATCAAACTATATTTCATCTAACTCATATCAACGAAAAAGAAAAAAAATTAAGTCTAAAAAATGGACATGAATTAGCACCCGAACCATGGTTTATAGTAGATGAAAATGATGATGTTAAAACCATGTTTTCTGTAAAAACCTTAATTGAGTTTTTACAAAATGCCAAAGAAATGCAAAAAGATAATTTTGAACTTAAACTAGAAAAGGCTATTTATCAACAAATTCCTATTGATTTTAACGATGTTTGGACAGTTGCTATGGACGAGATTAAACATCAAGTTGCTAAAGGTATAAAAGAAGTAAATATTGATTTAGATCAATTAATTAGCAATATTCATATAAAACATCCTAATTTATTTATTGATATGAAAGAAATGATGCAAAAGGTAAAACAAAATGAAAGATTATAA